One window from the genome of Natronomonas pharaonis DSM 2160 encodes:
- a CDS encoding Mrp/NBP35 family ATP-binding protein, producing the protein MTELEDELEARLREIEDPIVGEDILSMQLINDVEIDDGTASISLAFNTPFAPAELELGDEIRAAVSDVGLEPDLYAEVGREHGFDEEVMPNVRNVVAVASGKGGVGKTTVAANLAAGLDELGARVGLLDADIHGPNAPRVLPVEEQPGVTPDEKIVPPTADGVKVMSMGFLLEEEDDPAILRGPMVNNVMTHFFENVEWGALDYLVVDLPPGTGDASLDLVQTLPVAGVVIVTTPQEMAVDDARKGLRLFEKHETPVLGIVENMSRYHCPSCGDEHDPFGRGGAEEMVESYDVELLGQLPIHEDFGADGSELPAVKLDASPVQDAAQSVMTDIADRLGEVNRLKVADMLELGREEDKSPVDESPQSQSGPKL; encoded by the coding sequence ATGACCGAACTCGAAGACGAACTCGAAGCGCGGCTCCGGGAAATCGAAGACCCGATCGTCGGCGAGGATATCCTGTCGATGCAGCTGATAAACGACGTCGAAATCGACGACGGGACGGCGTCGATTTCGCTGGCGTTCAACACGCCGTTCGCCCCGGCAGAGCTGGAGCTCGGCGACGAAATCCGTGCGGCAGTCTCCGATGTGGGCCTCGAACCTGACCTCTACGCCGAGGTCGGCCGCGAGCACGGCTTCGACGAGGAAGTAATGCCGAACGTCCGGAACGTCGTCGCGGTCGCCTCCGGCAAGGGCGGCGTCGGGAAGACGACCGTTGCCGCGAACCTCGCGGCCGGGCTCGACGAGCTCGGTGCCCGTGTCGGCCTGCTTGATGCCGACATCCACGGCCCGAACGCGCCCCGCGTCCTGCCGGTCGAGGAACAGCCCGGTGTCACCCCCGATGAGAAAATCGTCCCGCCGACCGCCGACGGCGTGAAGGTCATGAGCATGGGCTTTCTCCTCGAAGAGGAAGACGACCCGGCCATCCTCCGTGGGCCGATGGTCAACAACGTGATGACTCACTTCTTCGAGAACGTCGAATGGGGCGCGCTCGACTATCTGGTCGTTGACCTGCCGCCCGGGACCGGCGACGCCTCGCTTGACCTCGTTCAGACACTGCCGGTTGCCGGTGTCGTCATCGTCACGACGCCACAGGAGATGGCCGTCGACGACGCGCGGAAAGGGCTGCGGCTCTTCGAGAAGCACGAGACGCCTGTCCTCGGCATTGTCGAGAACATGAGCCGCTACCACTGTCCGAGCTGTGGCGACGAACACGACCCGTTCGGCCGCGGCGGGGCCGAGGAGATGGTCGAAAGCTACGATGTCGAACTGCTCGGTCAGCTCCCGATTCACGAGGACTTCGGTGCCGACGGGAGCGAACTTCCGGCAGTCAAGCTGGATGCAAGCCCCGTTCAGGACGCTGCACAGTCGGTCATGACCGACATTGCCGACCGACTCGGCGAGGTTAACCGTCTCAAAGTCGCCGACATGCTTGAGCTTGGCCGTGAGGAGGACAAGAGTCCGGTTGACGAGTCGCCGCAGTCACAGTCGGGACCGAAGCTGTAG
- a CDS encoding RAD55 family ATPase, with amino-acid sequence MDRIPFGIRRLDTTVGGGAPPGSVVLLSGEAGAGAREFMYTSALLNGLARSNPDLFELYYGGVDDRSTPPDRVHYVSFTDGERKLRSEMSLAVDDEIVDEAVGNITFHDLSPEFFRLSPVPREWYAERTQSITELGGSESRKSVPEALGDRLTEHAAGNLVVIDSIGDLISTSTGDLTWGDVPVLLKGLSRAAYNWGGLIIAHVSQEALTDQRHGELVDATDGTLLFEWESGGSARARTMVVKQFRGVLSRIEAEDIVRFETEIGDAGFDISDVRKIR; translated from the coding sequence ATGGACCGTATCCCGTTCGGGATTCGTCGTCTGGACACGACAGTCGGCGGCGGCGCACCGCCCGGTAGCGTCGTCCTGCTCTCGGGAGAAGCCGGGGCGGGTGCTCGCGAGTTCATGTACACCAGCGCACTGCTCAACGGGCTCGCACGGAGCAACCCGGACCTGTTTGAACTCTACTACGGTGGCGTCGATGACCGCTCGACGCCACCCGACAGAGTCCACTACGTCTCCTTTACCGACGGCGAGCGAAAGCTCCGTAGCGAGATGTCGCTGGCTGTCGACGACGAGATAGTCGACGAGGCAGTCGGCAACATCACGTTCCACGACCTCTCGCCGGAGTTCTTCCGCCTCAGCCCCGTTCCACGGGAGTGGTACGCTGAACGGACCCAGTCGATTACCGAACTCGGCGGCTCCGAGAGCCGAAAGAGTGTTCCAGAGGCGCTCGGCGACCGACTGACGGAACACGCTGCCGGTAACCTTGTCGTCATCGACTCTATCGGCGACCTCATAAGCACGTCAACGGGCGACCTCACGTGGGGCGACGTACCCGTGTTACTGAAAGGGCTCTCCCGGGCGGCGTACAACTGGGGTGGACTGATTATCGCCCACGTTAGTCAGGAAGCACTGACCGACCAACGGCACGGGGAACTCGTCGATGCCACTGACGGGACATTGCTCTTCGAGTGGGAAAGCGGCGGCTCTGCCCGGGCGAGAACGATGGTCGTCAAGCAGTTCCGCGGCGTTCTCTCGCGCATCGAGGCCGAGGACATCGTCCGCTTCGAGACCGAAATCGGCGACGCTGGCTTCGATATCAGCGACGTTCGGAAAATCCGGTAA
- a CDS encoding rad50 ATPase produces the protein MATEPAGGAEFSVSLPPSLAEWLDERAATLGMDREELLVQLVGSYRTAAEIGDEETKELMQSLDIEAVVDEAVADRLEAADDLGEIEGRLEAVETGLADNVEDLRSRVLQLRDLVQDRAHADHGHEEFDQLATRTEDLAGELETVRRDIEDLSQELTTVDDRFEDVEGKLDRLARVVLALRREIESISTTDAEILAHLRQRANRNGTTDAVCASCGERVSIGLLGEPLCPYCDVEFRDIEYADGRLRWFSTPRLVGPDTPKAEHDDE, from the coding sequence ATGGCTACTGAGCCGGCAGGTGGGGCCGAATTCTCCGTCTCGCTGCCACCCTCGCTCGCCGAGTGGCTCGACGAACGAGCGGCAACGCTCGGTATGGACCGCGAGGAGCTTCTCGTCCAACTTGTCGGCTCGTACCGTACCGCCGCCGAAATCGGTGACGAAGAAACCAAAGAGCTCATGCAGAGCCTCGATATCGAGGCGGTAGTCGATGAGGCGGTTGCCGACCGTCTGGAGGCGGCTGATGACCTCGGCGAAATTGAAGGCCGCCTCGAGGCCGTCGAAACGGGGCTGGCAGACAACGTCGAGGACCTCCGCAGCCGTGTCCTCCAGCTCCGCGACCTCGTCCAAGACCGCGCCCACGCCGACCACGGCCACGAGGAGTTCGACCAACTCGCCACTCGCACAGAAGACCTCGCAGGCGAGCTTGAGACGGTTCGTCGGGACATCGAAGACCTCTCCCAAGAGCTAACGACCGTCGACGACCGGTTCGAGGATGTCGAGGGGAAGCTCGACCGGCTGGCGCGGGTCGTGCTCGCGCTCCGCCGTGAAATCGAGTCGATATCGACCACGGACGCGGAGATATTAGCACATCTCAGACAGCGAGCCAACAGGAACGGAACGACCGACGCCGTCTGTGCGTCCTGTGGCGAGCGAGTCAGCATCGGCCTGCTCGGCGAGCCGCTGTGTCCGTACTGTGATGTCGAGTTCCGCGACATCGAGTACGCCGACGGCCGCCTGCGGTGGTTCTCGACGCCGCGGCTTGTTGGCCCGGATACCCCGAAGGCGGAGCATGACGATGAGTGA
- the nrfD gene encoding NrfD/PsrC family molybdoenzyme membrane anchor subunit: MSSKTPSTDDIVRPMQTTGKKFYIVFALAAVVGLAWIGLWLYQVDRGLAVTNLSDWGSGGGVTWGLYIGAFIWWVGIAHGGIILSAAVRLFGMKKYQPVARLAELLTLGALSMAGFYIVVHMGRPDRMVTSIVDSYPVTVHQSPLVWDVTVITLYMVMTATYLALTLRYDMTRLRDDLPNKLEPLYKVMTIGYTKKEDQIIERMVWWLALGIIVMAPLLLHGGVIPWLFALVPSMPGWDGAVQGPQFLSIALTSALAGVIILSTVLRRGYDWYHILTDKVVQGLTLWLGLFSLLFLWLQLQQIITGVYAAPVDEAYVTMAKITSPVYWFAIGLVIIALAYIFAQAVKPEKYFTATRSIIASVMVLVGTLVEKVFFVVEGLQYPTFGMYYSVPGDYFPSPIELASVAGTIALCTLFFMAVLKLFPVIELHAIEHLRGDGHGHSEADD, encoded by the coding sequence ATGTCCTCGAAAACACCTAGTACGGACGATATCGTCCGTCCGATGCAGACAACGGGCAAGAAATTCTACATCGTCTTCGCCCTCGCGGCCGTTGTCGGGCTCGCTTGGATCGGCCTGTGGCTCTATCAGGTCGACCGTGGGCTCGCGGTTACGAACCTCTCCGATTGGGGCTCCGGTGGCGGCGTCACGTGGGGTCTCTACATCGGCGCGTTCATCTGGTGGGTCGGTATCGCCCACGGCGGTATCATCCTCTCTGCGGCTGTCCGGCTGTTCGGTATGAAAAAATACCAGCCGGTCGCCCGACTCGCAGAGCTGTTGACGCTCGGCGCGCTGAGCATGGCCGGCTTCTACATTGTCGTCCACATGGGCCGACCAGACCGGATGGTCACGAGCATCGTCGATTCATACCCGGTGACTGTCCACCAGTCGCCGCTCGTGTGGGACGTGACCGTCATCACCCTCTACATGGTGATGACCGCCACGTATCTGGCACTGACGCTTCGTTACGACATGACGCGGCTTCGGGATGACCTCCCGAACAAGCTTGAGCCGCTCTACAAGGTGATGACCATCGGCTACACGAAAAAGGAAGACCAGATTATCGAACGGATGGTCTGGTGGCTCGCGCTCGGTATCATCGTCATGGCGCCGCTCTTGCTCCACGGTGGTGTGATTCCGTGGCTGTTCGCGCTGGTGCCGTCGATGCCCGGCTGGGACGGCGCTGTGCAGGGGCCGCAGTTCCTGTCTATCGCGCTGACCTCCGCGCTGGCCGGCGTCATCATCCTGTCGACCGTGCTCCGCCGCGGCTACGACTGGTATCACATCCTGACTGACAAGGTCGTTCAGGGGCTAACTCTGTGGCTCGGACTGTTCAGCCTGCTGTTCCTGTGGCTCCAGCTCCAGCAGATTATCACCGGCGTCTACGCCGCCCCTGTCGACGAGGCGTACGTCACGATGGCGAAGATCACCTCGCCGGTCTACTGGTTCGCTATCGGCCTCGTCATCATCGCGCTGGCGTACATCTTCGCACAGGCGGTCAAGCCTGAGAAGTACTTCACCGCGACCCGGTCGATTATCGCGAGTGTCATGGTGCTTGTCGGCACCCTCGTCGAGAAGGTCTTCTTCGTCGTCGAGGGACTGCAGTATCCGACCTTCGGGATGTACTACAGCGTGCCCGGCGACTACTTCCCCAGCCCCATCGAGCTGGCGTCGGTTGCAGGGACTATCGCGCTGTGTACCCTGTTCTTCATGGCCGTCCTCAAGCTGTTCCCGGTCATCGAACTGCACGCGATTGAACACCTCCGTGGCGACGGCCACGGTCATTCGGAGGCTGATGACTAA
- a CDS encoding transcription factor S: MQFCDDCGSMMHAQGEAMVCSSCGATTEKDEAKAAEFVSTDAQTDDDVIESSPDADFEGKPTADDIICDECGHGEAWYTIKQTGAADEPPTRFFKCKECGHRWRGYS, encoded by the coding sequence ATGCAGTTCTGTGACGACTGCGGTTCGATGATGCACGCCCAGGGCGAGGCGATGGTCTGTTCGTCCTGTGGCGCAACGACGGAAAAAGACGAAGCCAAAGCCGCCGAGTTCGTCAGCACCGACGCACAGACCGACGACGATGTCATCGAATCATCCCCCGACGCCGATTTCGAGGGGAAGCCGACGGCCGATGACATCATCTGCGACGAGTGCGGCCACGGCGAAGCGTGGTATACAATAAAACAGACCGGGGCCGCCGACGAGCCACCGACGCGCTTTTTTAAGTGCAAGGAGTGCGGCCACCGCTGGCGCGGCTACAGCTAA